One window of Biomphalaria glabrata chromosome 6, xgBioGlab47.1, whole genome shotgun sequence genomic DNA carries:
- the LOC129926846 gene encoding uncharacterized protein LOC129926846 — translation MEISNSEDRTVQISNSEDSTVEISNSEDRTVQISNSEDRTVEIFNSEDRTVEISNSEDRTVEISNSEDRTVEISNSEDRTVQISNSEDRTVQISNSEDRTVEISNSEDRTVEISNSEDRTVEISNSEDRTVEIFNSEDRTVEISNSEDRTV, via the coding sequence ATGGAGATATCTAATAGTGAGGACAGAACTGTGCAGATATCTAATAGTGAGGACAGTACTGTGGAGATATCTAATAGTGAGGACAGAACTGTGCAGATATCTAATAGTGAGGACAGAACTGTGGAGATATTTAATAGTGAGGACAGAACTGTGGAAATATCTAATAGTGAGGACAGAACTGTGGAGATATCTAATAGTGAGGACAGAACTGTGGAGATATCTAATAGTGAGGACAGAACTGTGCAGATATCTAATAGTGAGGACAGAACTGTGCAGATATCTAATAGTGAGGACAGAACTGTGGAGATATCTAATAGTGAGGACAGAACTGTGGAGATATCTAATAGTGAGGACAGAACTGTGGAGATATCTAATAGTGAGGACAGAACTGTGGAGATATTTAATAGTGAGGACAGAACTGTGGAGATATCTAATAGTGAGGACAGAACTGTGTAG